A section of the Citrobacter farmeri genome encodes:
- a CDS encoding AMP-binding protein, which translates to MKQTLALAEWLTSPRPANTPIAWLDERHWTLGHLRHDVARLMTHLQQQEGNRWALCFENSYLFIVALLATLHAGKTPVIPGHNRVSLLDEQRTWFDGVLSDKTLGWQGPLWVVSSAMTLSDEAFIFPPLRHDAFIELFTSGSTGQPKRIVKPVDRLDHEAELLAVRFGHRLAGCRVVASVVPQHLYGLTFRIFLPMALGLPLHAAMLYYAEQLAALSHEHRYVFISSPAFLKRLDHRLPAPPVEMILSAGGMLPWQDVTQTAAWLNVWPDEIYGSTETGILAWRYRQQENVTWLPFPGVLFTAENEAFRVFSPLIADTNGLLLDDILQFEPNGQFRLMGRRGRVVKIEEKRISLSEVEQRLLELKGIRDVAALPIARGGRQGVGVLLVLDDEARQRWQNSGGKTQELMWRRALLPWLEPVAVPRYWRVIDEIPVNSMNKRVYAQLQELFHDTP; encoded by the coding sequence ATGAAGCAGACCCTGGCACTTGCCGAATGGCTCACGTCCCCTCGCCCGGCGAACACACCCATCGCCTGGCTGGACGAACGCCACTGGACGCTCGGTCACTTGCGCCACGACGTCGCACGGTTGATGACACACCTGCAACAGCAGGAGGGCAATCGCTGGGCGCTCTGTTTTGAAAACAGTTATCTGTTCATCGTCGCGCTGCTGGCCACCCTGCATGCGGGAAAAACGCCCGTGATTCCGGGCCATAATCGGGTCTCTTTGCTGGACGAGCAGCGAACATGGTTTGATGGTGTACTGAGCGATAAAACGCTCGGCTGGCAGGGTCCGCTGTGGGTTGTCAGCTCAGCTATGACGCTCAGCGACGAGGCGTTCATCTTCCCGCCCCTGCGCCACGATGCGTTTATCGAGCTGTTTACCTCGGGCTCGACCGGACAGCCGAAGCGTATTGTCAAACCCGTTGACCGTCTGGACCATGAAGCCGAACTGCTGGCGGTGCGCTTTGGCCACCGCCTGGCAGGCTGCCGGGTGGTGGCGTCGGTTGTGCCACAGCATCTGTACGGTCTGACGTTCCGTATTTTCCTGCCGATGGCGCTGGGCCTGCCGCTGCATGCGGCCATGCTCTACTACGCGGAGCAACTGGCTGCGCTGAGCCACGAACATCGCTACGTGTTTATCAGCAGTCCGGCGTTTTTAAAACGCCTCGACCACCGGCTTCCCGCACCACCGGTGGAAATGATCCTCTCGGCAGGCGGCATGTTGCCGTGGCAGGACGTGACGCAAACCGCTGCCTGGCTGAACGTCTGGCCGGATGAAATCTATGGCAGTACCGAGACCGGCATTCTGGCCTGGCGCTATCGTCAGCAAGAGAACGTCACCTGGCTGCCCTTCCCCGGCGTATTATTTACCGCAGAAAATGAAGCATTTCGCGTCTTCTCTCCGCTGATCGCCGATACGAACGGCCTGCTGCTCGACGATATCCTGCAGTTTGAGCCAAACGGCCAGTTCCGTCTGATGGGGCGCCGTGGGCGGGTGGTCAAAATTGAAGAGAAACGCATTTCGCTCAGCGAAGTTGAGCAACGCCTGCTGGAACTGAAGGGCATCCGCGACGTCGCTGCCCTGCCGATCGCGCGAGGCGGTCGCCAGGGAGTGGGCGTACTGCTGGTACTGGATGACGAAGCGCGTCAGCGCTGGCAGAACAGCGGCGGAAAAACCCAGGAGCTGATGTGGCGACGGGCGCTACTGCCGTGGCTGGAGCCGGTCGCCGTACCGCGTTACTGGCGAGTCATCGACGAAATCCCGGTCAACAGCATGAATAAGCGTGTCTATGCGCAATTACAGGAGTTGTTTCATGATACCCCATGA
- a CDS encoding beta-hydroxyacyl-ACP dehydratase yields the protein MIPHEIERHQAHPQQIEVILHLDPSLFWFSGHFAVQPLLPGVAQMDWVMHYATTLLAPGWRFHSIQNVKFQAPLLPENTVTLTLSWQEARQLLTFSYQRHDGDARHTASSGKIRLCR from the coding sequence ATGATACCCCATGAAATTGAGCGCCATCAGGCACACCCCCAACAGATTGAGGTCATCCTGCATCTCGATCCCTCCCTTTTCTGGTTCAGCGGCCATTTTGCCGTGCAGCCGCTGCTGCCGGGCGTCGCGCAGATGGACTGGGTGATGCACTATGCCACCACCCTGCTTGCTCCCGGCTGGCGTTTTCACAGTATTCAGAACGTGAAGTTCCAGGCACCACTGCTGCCGGAAAACACCGTCACACTGACCCTGAGCTGGCAGGAAGCGCGTCAGCTCCTGACGTTCAGCTATCAACGCCATGATGGCGACGCACGCCATACCGCCAGCAGCGGGAAGATCCGACTATGTCGTTGA
- a CDS encoding glycosyltransferase family 2 protein, whose amino-acid sequence MSLTFTPCVLIPCYNHGAMMSRVLARLQPFNLPCIVVDDGSDVTTQQELDRLAADTANLTLIRLAENAGKGAAVIRGLEAAAEAGFTHAVQVDADGQHAIEDIPKLLELAQAHPAALISGQPIYDDSIPRSRLYGRWVTHVWVWIETLSLQLKDSMCGFRVYPVAPTCQLAQRVTLGKRMDFDTEVMVRLWWQGTPSYFVPTRVTYPPDGLSHFDAFKDNCRISLMHTRLFFGMLPRIPSLLLRRTSPHWARQQEVKGLWGMRLMLLVWRLLGRKAFTLLLWPVVGVYWLTATPARRASQNWIARVRTQLTARQRPVPANLTSYQHFLRFGNAMLDKIASWRGELHFGRDVVFAPGAEEALNVSDPRGKLLLASHLGDVEACRALAQLQGSKTINALVFSDNARRFKQIMEEMAPQAGLNLMPVTDIGPDTAIALKEKLERGEWIAIVGDRIAVNPQRGGEWRVCWSRFMGQAAPFPQGPFILASILRCPVDLLFALRQQEKLCIHCEPFADPLVLPRAERQQALQQTIDRYAERLEHYALQSPLDWFNFFDFWQLPEPKNKE is encoded by the coding sequence ATGTCGTTGACCTTTACCCCTTGCGTGCTGATCCCCTGCTACAACCACGGCGCGATGATGTCGCGCGTGCTGGCGCGCCTGCAGCCGTTTAATCTGCCGTGCATTGTGGTGGACGACGGCAGTGACGTGACCACGCAACAGGAGCTGGACAGGCTCGCCGCAGACACCGCGAATCTGACCCTGATTCGTCTGGCGGAAAACGCCGGAAAGGGTGCGGCGGTGATCCGCGGATTAGAGGCGGCGGCAGAGGCCGGATTTACCCATGCCGTCCAGGTCGACGCCGACGGTCAACATGCGATTGAAGATATTCCAAAACTGCTGGAACTGGCGCAGGCCCACCCCGCCGCGCTGATCTCCGGACAGCCGATTTACGATGACTCCATCCCCCGCTCTCGCCTGTACGGACGCTGGGTAACCCACGTCTGGGTGTGGATTGAAACCCTTTCGCTACAACTGAAAGACAGCATGTGCGGCTTTCGCGTCTACCCTGTTGCCCCCACATGCCAACTGGCGCAACGGGTCACCCTCGGCAAGCGGATGGATTTCGATACCGAAGTGATGGTGCGTCTCTGGTGGCAAGGCACCCCCAGCTATTTTGTCCCGACCCGCGTGACCTATCCGCCGGACGGGCTGTCGCATTTCGATGCCTTCAAAGATAACTGCCGCATTTCACTGATGCACACGCGCCTGTTCTTCGGCATGTTGCCGCGCATCCCATCGCTGCTGTTACGGCGAACGTCACCGCACTGGGCGCGGCAGCAGGAAGTGAAAGGGCTGTGGGGAATGCGCCTGATGCTGCTGGTATGGCGTCTGCTGGGGCGTAAGGCGTTCACGCTGCTGCTCTGGCCTGTTGTCGGCGTGTACTGGCTGACTGCAACCCCTGCGCGCCGCGCTTCGCAAAACTGGATCGCTCGCGTGCGTACACAGTTGACCGCGCGCCAGAGGCCGGTGCCGGCTAACCTCACCAGCTATCAACACTTCCTGCGCTTTGGCAACGCGATGCTCGATAAAATCGCCAGTTGGCGCGGTGAACTGCATTTTGGCCGCGACGTGGTGTTTGCGCCAGGGGCAGAAGAGGCGCTGAACGTCAGCGATCCTCGCGGCAAACTGCTACTGGCTTCGCACCTGGGCGATGTTGAAGCCTGCCGCGCGCTGGCGCAGTTGCAGGGCAGCAAAACTATCAACGCGCTGGTATTCAGCGATAACGCCCGGCGTTTTAAGCAGATTATGGAAGAGATGGCGCCGCAGGCCGGACTCAATCTGATGCCGGTGACCGACATCGGTCCGGATACCGCCATTGCGCTCAAAGAGAAGCTGGAGCGCGGAGAATGGATTGCCATTGTCGGCGACCGCATCGCGGTGAATCCGCAGCGCGGCGGAGAATGGCGCGTCTGCTGGAGTCGTTTTATGGGGCAAGCCGCTCCGTTCCCACAGGGGCCGTTTATCCTCGCTTCGATTTTACGCTGTCCGGTGGACCTCCTCTTTGCCCTCCGCCAGCAGGAGAAGCTGTGCATTCACTGCGAGCCGTTCGCCGACCCGCTGGTATTGCCACGCGCCGAACGCCAACAGGCGTTGCAGCAGACCATCGACCGCTATGCCGAACGCCTTGAGCACTATGCGCTACAGTCGCCGCTCGACTGGTTTAACTTTTTCGATTTCTGGCAATTGCCGGAACCCAAAAACAAGGAGTAA
- a CDS encoding acyl-CoA thioesterase: MLNDPRFTAEVELTIPFHDVDMMGVAWHGNYFRYFEIAREALLNQFDYGYRQMKASGYLWPVVDTRVKYRNPLTFEQRIRVRARLEEFENRLRIGYEIFDAESGKRATTGYTIQVAVDEKSREMCFVCPDILFERMGVTP; this comes from the coding sequence GTGCTGAACGATCCCCGCTTTACGGCTGAAGTCGAGCTGACCATTCCGTTTCACGACGTCGACATGATGGGCGTGGCGTGGCACGGCAACTATTTCCGTTACTTCGAGATCGCCCGCGAAGCGCTGCTTAACCAGTTCGACTACGGCTATCGCCAGATGAAAGCTTCCGGCTACCTGTGGCCGGTGGTGGATACCCGCGTCAAATACCGCAATCCGCTGACCTTTGAGCAGCGCATTCGCGTGCGTGCGCGTCTGGAAGAGTTCGAAAACCGCCTGCGCATAGGTTATGAAATTTTCGATGCTGAAAGCGGAAAACGCGCAACCACGGGGTACACGATTCAGGTGGCGGTGGACGAGAAAAGCCGCGAAATGTGCTTCGTCTGCCCGGACATTCTGTTTGAACGCATGGGGGTGACGCCATGA
- a CDS encoding LolA family protein, whose amino-acid sequence MRFLPLLALLISPFVSALTLDELQQRFTEQPVIRAHFDQTRTIKDLPQPLRSAGTMLIARDQGLLWDQTRPFPMQLLLDDTRMVQAINGQPPQTITADNNPQMFQFNHLLRGLFQADRKVLEQNFRVEFSDRGEGRWTLRLTPITTPLDKIFATIDLAGKTYLERIELNDKQGDRTDIALSQHQLTPAQLTDDERQRFAAQ is encoded by the coding sequence ATGAGGTTTCTGCCACTGCTGGCGCTACTCATTAGCCCGTTCGTTAGTGCCCTGACGCTTGACGAGTTGCAACAGCGCTTTACCGAACAGCCGGTGATCCGCGCGCATTTCGATCAAACCCGGACGATTAAAGATCTGCCGCAACCGTTGCGATCTGCTGGAACGATGTTGATCGCCCGCGACCAGGGGCTTTTGTGGGATCAAACCCGGCCGTTCCCGATGCAACTGCTGCTGGACGATACGCGAATGGTGCAGGCCATCAACGGCCAGCCGCCGCAAACCATCACTGCCGACAACAATCCGCAGATGTTCCAGTTTAACCACCTGCTGCGCGGGCTGTTTCAGGCCGACCGCAAGGTACTGGAGCAAAACTTCCGCGTTGAATTTTCAGATCGCGGAGAAGGCCGCTGGACCCTGCGCCTGACGCCGATCACCACGCCGCTGGATAAGATCTTTGCCACGATAGATTTGGCCGGGAAAACGTATCTGGAACGTATTGAGCTGAACGATAAACAGGGCGACCGCACGGATATCGCGCTTTCTCAACACCAACTGACACCTGCACAACTGACCGATGACGAACGTCAACGCTTTGCCGCCCAGTAA
- a CDS encoding MMPL family transporter, giving the protein MTNVNALPPSKRPALLWGAACIIMLGVLLMLLPQARLNSSVLAMLPKQALGAIPPNLNDGFMQRLDRQLVWLVSPGKKADPTIARDWLAMLQQSQALAEVKGPMDANSQQAWGAFFWQHRNGLIDPQTRARLQNGGEAQAQWILSQLYSAFSGVSGKELQNDPLMLMRGSQLAMAENGQRLRLMDGWLVAQDSQGNYWYLLHGELAGSSFDMQQTHRLVTTLDALEWQLKARYPQAQLLSRGTVFYSDYASQQAKQDVSTLGVATVLGVLLLIVTVFRSLRPLLLCLLSIAVGALAGTVVTLLIFGELHLMTLVMSMSIIGISADYTLYYLTERMVHGAESSPWQSLAKVRNALLLALLTTVAAYLIMMLAPFPGIRQMAVFAAVGLSASCLTVIFWHPWLCRGLPVRPVPAMVLMLRWLAAWRRNKKLSVGLPVALALFSLAGLATLRVDDDISQLQALPQHILAQEKTITALTGQSVDQKWFVVYGDSAQQTLERLENVVPALEQAKKEGLLSGYRTIPLNSLARQQRDLALLKNAAPAVTHALNDAGLTTVNPDLTPMPVTVEAWLTSPASEGWRLLWLSLDDGESGVLVPVDGVKQSAALNALSEKFSGVAWVDRKSTFDNLFALYRNVLTGLLFVALAVIACGAIARLGWRRGWVSLVPSVLSLGCGLAVLALSGHAVNLFSLLALVLVLGIGINYTLFFSNPRGTPLTSLLAITLAMMTTLLTLGMLVFSATQAISSFGIVLVSGIFTAFLLSPLAMPTKKEKKRK; this is encoded by the coding sequence ATGACGAACGTCAACGCTTTGCCGCCCAGTAAACGCCCCGCGCTGCTATGGGGAGCCGCCTGCATCATCATGCTGGGCGTCTTGCTGATGCTACTGCCTCAGGCGCGGCTCAACAGCAGTGTACTGGCGATGCTGCCAAAACAGGCGCTGGGCGCGATTCCGCCGAACCTGAATGACGGTTTTATGCAACGACTTGACCGTCAACTGGTCTGGCTGGTCAGTCCCGGTAAAAAGGCCGATCCGACGATCGCCCGTGACTGGCTGGCGATGCTGCAACAGTCACAGGCATTGGCAGAGGTGAAAGGTCCAATGGACGCCAACAGCCAACAGGCGTGGGGCGCGTTCTTCTGGCAGCATCGCAACGGCCTGATCGACCCGCAAACCCGTGCCCGTTTGCAAAACGGCGGCGAGGCGCAGGCGCAATGGATCCTTTCTCAACTCTATTCCGCGTTTTCCGGCGTCAGCGGCAAAGAACTCCAAAACGACCCGCTGATGCTCATGCGCGGCTCACAGTTGGCGATGGCCGAAAACGGTCAGCGTCTGCGGCTGATGGACGGCTGGTTGGTGGCGCAGGACAGCCAGGGAAACTACTGGTATCTGCTGCATGGCGAACTGGCCGGTTCATCGTTCGATATGCAACAGACGCATCGCCTGGTGACCACGCTCGACGCGCTTGAATGGCAGTTGAAAGCGCGCTATCCGCAGGCACAGCTGCTGTCGCGTGGAACGGTATTCTACAGCGATTACGCCAGCCAGCAGGCAAAGCAGGATGTCTCCACGCTCGGCGTGGCGACGGTACTGGGCGTGCTGCTGCTGATTGTGACGGTATTCCGTTCGCTGCGTCCGCTGCTGCTGTGTCTGTTGTCGATTGCCGTGGGCGCGCTGGCGGGAACCGTTGTCACACTGCTTATCTTCGGCGAACTGCATCTGATGACGCTGGTGATGAGCATGAGCATCATTGGTATCTCCGCCGACTACACGTTGTATTACCTGACCGAACGGATGGTACACGGCGCTGAGAGCTCACCCTGGCAAAGCCTGGCGAAAGTGCGTAACGCCCTGCTGTTGGCGCTACTGACCACCGTCGCGGCGTACCTGATTATGATGCTTGCCCCCTTCCCTGGCATTCGCCAGATGGCGGTATTTGCAGCCGTAGGGCTGAGCGCCTCCTGCCTGACAGTGATTTTCTGGCACCCGTGGCTGTGTCGTGGGCTACCGGTGCGCCCGGTTCCGGCAATGGTGCTGATGCTGCGCTGGCTTGCCGCCTGGCGACGCAACAAAAAGCTCTCAGTAGGCCTGCCCGTCGCGCTGGCACTTTTCTCGCTGGCCGGGCTGGCGACCCTGCGGGTGGACGACGATATTTCACAGTTGCAGGCGCTGCCACAGCACATTCTGGCACAGGAAAAAACCATTACCGCACTGACCGGACAGAGCGTCGATCAGAAGTGGTTTGTGGTCTACGGCGACTCCGCGCAGCAGACGCTGGAGCGGCTGGAGAACGTTGTTCCCGCGCTGGAGCAGGCGAAAAAAGAGGGGCTGCTCAGCGGCTATCGCACGATCCCGCTGAATTCACTGGCCCGTCAGCAGCGGGATCTCGCCTTGCTGAAAAACGCCGCGCCCGCCGTCACTCACGCCCTGAATGACGCCGGCCTTACAACGGTTAATCCCGATCTCACCCCGATGCCCGTCACCGTCGAAGCCTGGCTTACCAGCCCGGCCAGCGAAGGCTGGCGACTGCTGTGGCTGAGCCTGGATGACGGTGAAAGCGGTGTACTGGTACCGGTGGACGGCGTCAAACAAAGTGCCGCGCTCAACGCGCTCAGTGAGAAGTTTAGCGGCGTCGCGTGGGTGGATCGCAAAAGTACCTTTGACAATCTGTTTGCGCTGTATCGCAACGTGTTGACCGGGCTGCTGTTTGTCGCGCTGGCCGTAATTGCCTGCGGCGCGATCGCCCGGCTGGGCTGGCGCAGAGGGTGGGTCAGCCTCGTGCCGTCGGTGCTGTCTTTAGGCTGTGGCCTGGCGGTACTGGCGTTGAGCGGTCATGCCGTCAATCTGTTCTCGCTACTGGCGCTGGTACTGGTGCTTGGAATCGGCATTAACTACACGCTGTTTTTCAGTAATCCACGCGGAACGCCGCTGACTTCCCTGTTGGCCATCACGCTGGCAATGATGACCACCCTGCTAACGCTCGGCATGCTGGTCTTTAGCGCCACCCAGGCGATCAGCAGTTTTGGCATTGTGCTGGTCAGCGGCATTTTCACCGCTTTCCTGCTTTCCCCTCTGGCGATGCCGACGAAAAAAGAGAAAAAACGAAAATGA
- a CDS encoding DUF3261 domain-containing protein: MMKRIFAGWRLRLIRPTWSTSWRRPDKRSAIGQLALCLFALILTGCSHSQKAQEGRPQAWLEPGTRVTLPAPGISPAVNAQQLLTGRFNGKTQSLLVMLNADDKKITLAGLSSVGIRLFLVTYDDKGLHTEQSIVVPQLPPASQVLADVMLSHWPISAWQPQLPKGWTLTDNGNTRELRNARGKLVTEISYLNRKGKREPIGIEQHVFKYHITIQYLGD, from the coding sequence ATGATGAAACGTATTTTTGCCGGATGGCGGCTGCGCCTTATCCGGCCTACCTGGTCAACAAGTTGGCGTAGGCCCGATAAGCGTAGCGCCATCGGGCAATTAGCACTGTGCCTCTTCGCGCTGATCCTCACCGGCTGTAGCCACTCGCAGAAAGCGCAAGAAGGCCGTCCGCAGGCATGGCTGGAGCCGGGGACGCGGGTGACGCTGCCTGCGCCGGGCATTTCTCCGGCAGTGAACGCTCAGCAATTGCTCACCGGCCGCTTTAACGGCAAAACGCAGTCGCTGCTGGTAATGCTGAATGCTGATGACAAAAAGATCACCCTGGCGGGGCTCTCGTCGGTCGGCATTCGTCTGTTCCTTGTAACCTACGATGACAAAGGTCTGCACACCGAGCAGTCCATCGTGGTTCCACAACTGCCGCCCGCCAGTCAGGTGCTGGCAGACGTCATGCTCAGCCACTGGCCCATTAGCGCCTGGCAGCCACAGCTGCCGAAAGGCTGGACGCTGACGGATAACGGCAACACGCGTGAATTACGTAATGCCCGCGGCAAGCTGGTGACGGAAATCAGCTACCTGAACCGTAAAGGCAAACGCGAGCCGATCGGCATCGAACAGCATGTCTTTAAATACCACATCACCATTCAATACCTGGGTGACTGA
- a CDS encoding beta-ketoacyl-[acyl-carrier-protein] synthase family protein, whose amino-acid sequence MIYISAVGIINALGHDTDEIAANLSRGAAPGMRPRAGWLQGYPHAVLAGVDGELPAIPDDFSAHRSRNNQLLLAALRQIQPQVDEAIACYGRDRIAVVLGTSTSGLDEGDRHVSLTLNGEESHYWQYPQQELGDPSRFLSHWLRLDGPAFTLSTACSSSARAIISGRRLIESGLADVAIVGGADTLSRMPINGFHSLESLSPTRCLPFGRDRSGITIGEGAALMLLTREPQPIALLGVGESSDAHHISAPHPEGVGAIRAIRQALDDAGITPEQVGYINLHGTATPLNDQIESKVVNALFGERVPCSSTKHLTGHTLGAAGITEAALSMLILQHDLPLPAQDFSLSPRDPTLPPCGIIEQPQPLERPFILSNSFAFGGNNASILLGRMS is encoded by the coding sequence ATGATTTACATTTCTGCGGTAGGCATAATTAACGCGCTTGGCCACGATACCGATGAAATCGCCGCTAACCTGTCACGCGGCGCGGCGCCCGGTATGCGCCCACGCGCCGGTTGGTTGCAGGGATATCCGCATGCGGTACTCGCTGGTGTCGACGGCGAACTGCCCGCCATTCCCGACGATTTTAGCGCCCACCGTTCACGCAACAATCAGCTCTTGCTGGCAGCGCTCAGGCAGATCCAACCTCAGGTTGATGAGGCCATTGCGTGCTATGGTCGCGATCGGATTGCAGTGGTGCTCGGCACCAGCACGTCCGGTCTGGACGAAGGCGACAGGCACGTTAGTCTGACGCTGAACGGTGAAGAGAGTCATTACTGGCAGTATCCGCAACAGGAGCTGGGCGACCCGTCGCGCTTTCTCAGCCACTGGCTGAGGCTGGACGGTCCGGCATTCACCCTCTCCACCGCCTGCTCCTCCAGCGCCCGCGCGATTATCAGCGGACGCCGCCTGATTGAGTCGGGTCTGGCGGACGTCGCCATCGTCGGCGGCGCAGATACCCTGAGTCGGATGCCGATCAACGGATTCCATAGTCTGGAATCGCTCTCGCCCACGCGCTGTCTGCCGTTTGGCCGCGATCGCAGCGGTATTACCATTGGCGAAGGCGCGGCGCTGATGCTGCTGACCCGCGAGCCGCAGCCCATCGCGCTGCTCGGCGTGGGTGAATCCAGCGACGCACACCATATTTCGGCACCGCATCCGGAAGGCGTTGGCGCCATTCGCGCCATCCGGCAGGCGCTGGACGATGCGGGGATCACACCTGAACAGGTGGGATACATCAATCTGCATGGCACCGCCACCCCGCTCAACGACCAGATTGAATCAAAGGTGGTCAACGCGCTGTTTGGTGAACGCGTCCCGTGTAGCTCAACCAAGCACCTGACCGGTCACACGCTGGGCGCGGCAGGAATTACCGAAGCGGCGCTCAGTATGCTGATCTTGCAGCATGATTTACCGCTGCCGGCGCAGGACTTTAGCCTGTCGCCGCGCGATCCAACGCTGCCGCCCTGCGGCATTATCGAGCAACCGCAACCGCTTGAACGCCCGTTTATCTTGTCAAATTCGTTCGCCTTTGGCGGCAATAACGCCAGTATTCTGCTCGGGAGAATGTCATGA
- a CDS encoding 3-hydroxy-fatty acyl-ACP dehydratase → MSHYLSPGEYLPHDAPMLLLDDVVSVREDTAVCRVTVTSGGVLGPFLDPQGNLPGWFALELMAQTVGVWSGWHRHQQGQGAISLGMVLGARELICAAGVLPAGKTLSITVKLLMQDERFGSFECAITADEETLATGRVNTFQPSAEELHSLFQQGASA, encoded by the coding sequence ATGAGCCACTATTTATCACCCGGCGAATACCTGCCGCACGACGCGCCCATGCTGCTGCTGGACGACGTTGTCAGCGTGCGCGAAGACACTGCCGTCTGTCGCGTCACTGTGACGAGCGGCGGCGTTCTGGGGCCATTTCTTGACCCGCAGGGGAATTTACCCGGCTGGTTCGCACTGGAGCTGATGGCGCAGACCGTCGGCGTCTGGTCAGGCTGGCACCGCCACCAGCAGGGTCAGGGGGCGATTTCGCTCGGGATGGTGCTCGGTGCGCGAGAACTGATTTGCGCGGCAGGCGTTTTGCCCGCAGGAAAAACATTATCGATTACCGTCAAGTTGCTGATGCAGGACGAACGTTTCGGCAGCTTTGAATGCGCAATTACCGCCGACGAGGAGACGCTGGCGACAGGCCGCGTCAATACCTTCCAGCCGTCGGCAGAAGAACTTCACTCTCTATTTCAACAAGGAGCGTCCGCATGA
- a CDS encoding 3-ketoacyl-ACP reductase FabG2: protein MSRSVLVTGASKGIGRAIAHQLAADGFVVGVHYHRDAQGAQETLDAILAVGGAGRLLSFDVANREQCREVLEQDMEEHGAWYGVVSNAGVARDAAFPALSDSDWDTVIHTNLDSFYNVIQPCIMPMIGARQGGRIITLSSVSGVMGNRGQVNYSAAKAGIIGATKALAIELAKRKITVNCIAPGIIDTGMIEMEEAALKEAMAMIPMKRMGQADEVAGLASYLMSDVAGYITRQVISINGGML from the coding sequence ATGAGTCGTTCAGTTTTGGTTACCGGTGCCAGCAAGGGAATCGGTCGCGCTATTGCCCACCAGTTGGCTGCGGACGGCTTTGTGGTCGGCGTCCACTATCACCGTGATGCGCAGGGCGCGCAGGAGACGCTGGATGCCATTCTCGCCGTCGGCGGCGCAGGGCGTTTGCTCAGTTTCGACGTGGCGAACCGCGAGCAGTGTCGCGAAGTACTGGAGCAGGACATGGAAGAACATGGCGCGTGGTATGGCGTGGTCAGCAATGCAGGCGTTGCCCGCGATGCCGCCTTCCCGGCGCTTAGCGACAGCGACTGGGACACGGTGATCCACACCAACCTCGACAGTTTTTATAACGTCATTCAGCCGTGCATCATGCCGATGATCGGCGCGCGCCAGGGTGGTCGGATCATCACCCTGTCGTCGGTGTCCGGCGTGATGGGCAATCGTGGGCAGGTGAACTACAGCGCCGCCAAAGCCGGGATTATCGGTGCCACTAAAGCGCTGGCGATTGAACTCGCGAAACGCAAAATTACCGTCAACTGCATCGCGCCGGGGATTATCGACACCGGCATGATCGAAATGGAAGAGGCCGCGCTGAAAGAGGCGATGGCGATGATCCCGATGAAACGCATGGGCCAGGCGGACGAAGTCGCCGGGCTTGCCAGTTATTTGATGTCGGACGTGGCGGGCTACATCACCCGTCAGGTGATTTCCATCAATGGAGGGATGTTATGA